One Paraburkholderia agricolaris DNA segment encodes these proteins:
- a CDS encoding bifunctional diguanylate cyclase/phosphodiesterase, which translates to MIRIRAVLLPLLVLSASLCLTWIVWNHERQASRKELRSQFEYTVSDAVGRVEQRMATYELMLRGVQSLFAANGTIDRERFRRYVNALNLDANFSGVHGVGVIEWVPAASKAAHIAGMRQGGIPDYTIHPGGQRTAYAPIIQREPFVGVARSSPGFDTWDEPMRRAALEKARDSGMAALSGKVNLEVGVSPDRRPGFIMYLPIYAAGKAQDDLAQRRANIIGWVYASFQMHDVMASLYGEQPPGVSLAIYDGVEPLEAALLHRTSELNNRRAPAIISANEYLVVDGHDWMLSMSASDEFRSRLGRNAEALIAGAGTGLSFLLALLSWLMMTGRERAMRLASAMTRELRENEEKFRAIADCTVNLEIWWGPDGKPRWINPSVEYYTGYTVAECMAMPDFARTLIHPEDVSRVAPEFKKGLQGSRGEDLEFRCVRKDGSLLWLSVSWVPISNQRGDFIGFRTSGRDITERKKSEEKIRELAFYDTLTRLPNRALLLDRLRQSMVASRENKVCGALMFIDLDHFKTLNDTLGHDKGDLLLRQVAYRLSNSVNEADTVARVGGDEFVVVLGKLSLDEAVATRQTEAVGERILSVLGCAYELNGIQFRSTASIGVTVFKGEQTSIDELFKQADLAMYQSKERGRNGICFFDPAMQTAVLKRAEMEVGLRNAIEENRIILHYQAQVVDGNYITGAEALVRWEHPERGLIAPGEFIPLAEESGLILEMGRKVLASACAQLALWAASPSMAHLSMAVNVSARQFREPDFVDGVLEVINRTGARADRLKLELTESVLVENVQDVIEKMSALRARGVTFSLDDFGTGYSSLAYLKRLPLDQLKIDRSFVRDILVDPNDADIARTIVALARSFNLGVIAEGVETEAQRDFLAVAGCHAYQGFLFCKPLPIQGFEQFVSLFSSGIRAEGQPARNAGRNVGTGTAT; encoded by the coding sequence GTGATCCGGATACGCGCTGTCCTGCTGCCGTTACTGGTTTTATCAGCGTCGCTCTGCCTGACCTGGATCGTCTGGAATCACGAACGACAGGCGAGTCGCAAAGAGCTGCGCAGCCAGTTCGAATACACCGTGAGTGATGCGGTGGGCCGCGTCGAGCAGCGCATGGCGACCTATGAACTGATGCTGCGCGGCGTGCAGAGCCTGTTTGCCGCGAACGGCACGATCGACCGCGAGCGGTTCCGGCGCTATGTGAACGCGCTCAATCTTGACGCGAATTTTTCCGGCGTCCACGGCGTCGGTGTAATCGAATGGGTGCCCGCGGCGAGTAAAGCGGCCCACATAGCGGGCATGCGTCAGGGCGGCATTCCAGACTACACGATTCATCCTGGCGGGCAGCGCACGGCTTATGCGCCGATCATTCAGCGCGAGCCTTTTGTCGGCGTTGCCCGCAGCTCGCCCGGTTTTGACACCTGGGACGAACCGATGCGGCGCGCCGCGCTGGAGAAGGCCCGTGATTCCGGCATGGCGGCCCTGTCGGGCAAGGTGAACCTCGAGGTCGGCGTGAGTCCTGACCGTCGGCCGGGTTTCATCATGTACCTGCCGATCTACGCGGCCGGCAAGGCGCAGGACGATCTCGCGCAACGCCGGGCGAACATCATTGGTTGGGTCTACGCGTCGTTCCAGATGCACGACGTGATGGCCAGTCTGTACGGCGAACAGCCACCCGGTGTCTCGCTGGCCATTTACGATGGGGTCGAGCCATTGGAGGCCGCGCTGCTGCATCGCACTTCGGAGCTAAACAACCGGCGTGCGCCCGCGATCATCTCCGCAAATGAATATCTGGTTGTGGACGGGCATGACTGGATGCTCTCGATGAGCGCCTCCGACGAGTTCCGATCCAGATTGGGACGCAATGCGGAGGCGTTGATTGCAGGCGCCGGCACGGGCTTGAGTTTTCTGCTGGCGCTTCTGAGCTGGCTCATGATGACGGGGCGCGAGCGCGCCATGCGGCTCGCCTCGGCGATGACACGGGAGTTGCGCGAGAACGAAGAGAAGTTTCGCGCCATTGCCGACTGCACGGTGAACCTGGAAATCTGGTGGGGACCGGATGGCAAACCTCGCTGGATCAATCCTTCGGTTGAGTACTACACGGGCTATACGGTCGCCGAATGCATGGCGATGCCCGATTTCGCCCGCACGCTGATCCATCCAGAGGACGTTTCGCGGGTTGCCCCGGAGTTTAAAAAGGGGCTTCAGGGTTCTCGCGGCGAGGATCTCGAGTTTCGTTGCGTGCGCAAGGATGGGTCGCTGCTGTGGCTGTCGGTTTCCTGGGTGCCGATTAGCAATCAGCGGGGCGACTTCATCGGTTTTCGTACCAGCGGCCGCGACATTACCGAGCGTAAGAAGTCGGAGGAGAAAATCCGGGAGCTGGCCTTCTACGACACGCTGACCCGCTTGCCCAATCGTGCACTGCTTCTGGACCGGCTCAGGCAATCCATGGTGGCGAGCCGGGAGAACAAGGTCTGTGGCGCCCTGATGTTCATCGATCTCGATCACTTCAAAACGCTGAACGACACGCTTGGGCACGACAAAGGCGATCTGCTCCTGCGGCAGGTCGCGTATCGCCTGTCGAATAGCGTCAATGAGGCCGACACGGTCGCGCGGGTGGGGGGTGACGAGTTCGTTGTGGTGCTGGGCAAGCTGAGTCTGGATGAGGCGGTGGCCACCAGGCAAACCGAGGCGGTGGGGGAAAGAATTCTCTCCGTGCTGGGGTGTGCCTATGAGCTCAACGGCATCCAGTTCCGGAGCACCGCCAGCATAGGCGTCACAGTATTCAAGGGGGAGCAGACGTCCATCGACGAGCTTTTCAAACAGGCCGATCTCGCCATGTATCAATCGAAGGAGCGCGGCCGCAATGGCATCTGTTTCTTCGATCCGGCGATGCAGACGGCGGTGTTGAAGCGGGCCGAAATGGAGGTGGGGCTGCGCAACGCGATCGAAGAGAACCGGATTATTCTCCACTATCAGGCGCAGGTCGTCGACGGCAATTACATTACCGGTGCGGAAGCGCTGGTGCGTTGGGAGCACCCTGAACGCGGCCTGATAGCGCCAGGCGAGTTTATTCCGCTCGCCGAGGAGTCCGGGCTGATTCTCGAGATGGGGCGCAAGGTGCTGGCGTCCGCATGCGCTCAACTGGCACTGTGGGCGGCGAGCCCATCGATGGCGCATCTGTCCATGGCAGTGAACGTCAGTGCCCGGCAATTTCGCGAGCCAGATTTCGTGGACGGTGTGCTCGAGGTCATCAACCGGACTGGAGCGAGGGCGGACCGGTTGAAGCTCGAGCTGACCGAGAGTGTTCTCGTTGAGAACGTACAGGACGTTATCGAAAAGATGAGCGCCCTGCGTGCCCGCGGTGTGACGTTCTCGCTCGACGACTTCGGGACGGGCTACTCTTCGCTGGCCTATCTGAAGCGATTGCCGTTGGACCAGTTAAAGATCGACCGCTCGTTCGTGCGCGACATTCTGGTCGACCCCAACGACGCCGACATCGCGAGAACCATCGTCGCGCTTGCGCGAAGCTTTAACCTGGGTGTCATTGCCGAGGGGGTTGAAACCGAAGCGCAAAGAGATTTCCTTGCGGTAGCAGGCTGCCATGCCTATCAAGGGTTTCTTTTTTGCAAGCCGCTGCCGATCCAGGGTTTCGAACAGTTTGTGAGCCTGTTCAGTTCCGGGATTCGGGCGGAGGGCCAGCCGGCGAGGAATGCCGGGAGAAACGTGGGCACCGGCACGGCAACCTGA
- the bfr gene encoding bacterioferritin — translation MQGDPKVLEYLNAQLKNELSAINQYFLHARMYGHWGLKSLEKHEYDESIGEMKHADLLIERIFMLDGLPNLQDLHKLLIGEDTKEILECDLKLEQASQTTCKEAIAYCETVRDFVSRDIITHILDDTEDHIDWLETNLALIDKVGIQNYQQSGMDSVS, via the coding sequence ATGCAAGGAGACCCCAAGGTTCTCGAATATCTGAACGCTCAGCTGAAGAACGAACTGAGCGCGATCAACCAGTATTTCCTGCATGCCAGAATGTACGGGCACTGGGGCCTGAAAAGCCTTGAGAAGCACGAGTATGACGAATCAATCGGCGAGATGAAGCATGCGGACCTGTTGATCGAACGCATCTTCATGCTGGACGGCTTGCCCAATCTGCAGGACCTGCATAAGTTGCTGATTGGTGAGGATACGAAAGAAATTCTTGAGTGCGATCTCAAACTCGAGCAGGCGTCGCAGACAACTTGTAAGGAAGCGATCGCATACTGCGAGACGGTTCGCGACTTCGTCTCGCGCGACATCATCACCCATATTCTCGACGATACGGAAGATCATATCGACTGGCTCGAAACGAATCTGGCCTTGATCGATAAGGTCGGGATTCAGAATTATCAGCAATCGGGAATGGATTCAGTTAGCTGA
- a CDS encoding 4Fe-4S dicluster domain-containing protein has product MSRASTSACKQPAGVIAPVVNLKRCEGKGDCAIVCPEDVFEIRRIDTADYQQLGALNRFKLRVHGMKVAYTPNADACRACGLCVSACPEHAITLARIGAP; this is encoded by the coding sequence ATGAGCCGCGCATCTACATCCGCTTGCAAGCAGCCCGCAGGCGTGATCGCTCCCGTGGTCAATCTGAAGCGGTGCGAAGGCAAGGGCGATTGCGCCATCGTCTGCCCCGAAGACGTATTCGAAATCCGCCGGATCGATACGGCGGACTATCAGCAGTTGGGCGCGCTGAACCGATTCAAGCTGCGCGTACACGGCATGAAAGTCGCGTACACGCCCAACGCCGATGCATGCCGGGCGTGTGGCCTGTGCGTAAGCGCATGCCCCGAACATGCCATTACGTTAGCCAGGATCGGGGCGCCATGA
- a CDS encoding RNA polymerase sigma factor — protein sequence MEPPRTPKPMIERDNDITATVLRERSKLGNFIRRRVHDQGEAEDILQDVFHEFVQAYRLPAPIEQVSAWLFRVARNRIIDRFRKRREQPLADMADDQDDADNPDYRLDLALPATDAGPEAVYARSVLLETLQDALDELPANQRDVFVAHELEGRSFKELASETGVGVNTLLARKRYAVLHLRVRLQAVYDELDI from the coding sequence ATGGAACCGCCGCGCACCCCAAAACCGATGATCGAACGCGACAACGACATCACCGCAACCGTGTTGCGTGAGCGGTCGAAACTCGGCAATTTTATCCGGCGCCGCGTGCACGATCAGGGCGAGGCCGAAGACATCCTGCAGGACGTCTTTCACGAGTTCGTGCAAGCCTACCGGCTCCCCGCACCGATCGAACAGGTAAGCGCGTGGCTGTTCCGCGTGGCGCGAAATCGCATCATCGACCGCTTTCGCAAGCGCCGCGAGCAACCGCTCGCCGACATGGCCGACGATCAGGACGACGCAGACAACCCGGACTATCGGCTGGATCTCGCCCTGCCGGCCACCGACGCCGGTCCCGAAGCCGTCTATGCAAGATCGGTGCTGCTGGAAACCCTGCAAGACGCACTCGACGAATTGCCGGCAAATCAGCGCGACGTCTTCGTCGCCCACGAACTCGAAGGACGCAGCTTCAAGGAGCTGGCATCCGAAACCGGTGTCGGCGTGAACACGCTATTGGCCCGCAAGCGCTACGCGGTACTGCATCTGCGCGTTCGCCTGCAAGCCGTCTATGACGAACTGGATATCTAA
- a CDS encoding AraC family transcriptional regulator, which yields MTTPLIRPDLVSSPDGPFLAAAELTQSESRATPSHSHARGQLMGALSGLASIGFDKQQWVVPATHAIWIPPHCVHSVRSYGPFAGWSVFITEERCESLPRQARAIKTTPLLREAVRRAASWPGIELDATQTRIAEVIVDELAASKEESLGLPSPTDPRLVRITDALGGNLADNRRLEEWAIWAGLAPRTLSRRFVTETGMTFAQWRQQARLLRALELVADGIPVTTIALELGYDNVSAFIDMFRRALGTTPGRYLAVAAPENRRSG from the coding sequence ATGACCACCCCCTTAATTCGACCGGATCTCGTGAGCTCGCCCGACGGTCCGTTCCTCGCCGCGGCCGAACTGACACAAAGTGAATCGCGCGCAACGCCCTCACACAGTCATGCGCGCGGACAGCTCATGGGCGCGCTGAGCGGGCTCGCATCGATCGGGTTCGACAAGCAGCAATGGGTCGTGCCCGCCACCCATGCGATCTGGATTCCCCCGCATTGCGTCCACTCGGTACGCTCCTATGGCCCCTTCGCGGGGTGGAGTGTTTTCATTACCGAGGAGCGCTGCGAATCGCTGCCGCGGCAGGCGCGCGCAATCAAGACGACGCCCTTGCTGCGCGAGGCGGTGCGGCGCGCCGCGAGCTGGCCAGGCATCGAGCTCGACGCGACGCAGACGCGCATTGCGGAGGTCATCGTCGATGAGCTCGCTGCGTCAAAGGAAGAATCGCTAGGCCTGCCGAGCCCCACCGATCCACGGCTCGTGCGCATCACGGACGCGCTCGGCGGCAACCTGGCGGATAACCGCCGCCTCGAAGAATGGGCAATATGGGCCGGTCTCGCGCCGCGAACGCTGAGCCGCCGGTTTGTGACCGAAACAGGCATGACGTTCGCGCAATGGCGTCAACAGGCCCGCCTGCTTCGCGCACTCGAACTGGTGGCGGATGGGATTCCCGTCACGACGATTGCGCTCGAGCTCGGCTACGACAATGTCAGCGCCTTTATCGACATGTTTCGTCGGGCATTGGGCACCACGCCCGGACGCTACCTGGCCGTGGCAGCACCGGAGAATCGCCGTAGCGGCTGA
- a CDS encoding quinone oxidoreductase family protein yields MKAAVVKTAGEHPVYADFNRPDPRPGHRIVDVTASALSHVTRARASGSHYSSKGAFPFVAGVDGIGRRDDGQRVYFFGPQAPFGAMAQQCLVPEANCVLLPDTIDDVTAAAIAIPGMSSWAALVERARFVAGETVLINGATGTSGRLAVQIAKHLGAEKIIATGRNAAVLASLGQAGADSVISLEQDADALSHAFEAQFREGVDVVLDYVWGASALSLLIAAARTLAEDEALRFVQIGAISGADLLLPAAVLRAAPISLLGSGIGSLPLPRVLHTMQQVLDATVRAGLQIATEAVPLADLGAHWGAPSSARRTVFIP; encoded by the coding sequence ATGAAAGCTGCAGTCGTCAAAACGGCGGGCGAACACCCTGTTTACGCCGATTTCAATCGTCCCGATCCGCGTCCGGGTCATCGTATCGTCGACGTTACGGCGTCGGCGTTGAGTCACGTCACGCGCGCGAGGGCGTCGGGCTCGCACTATTCGTCGAAGGGGGCGTTTCCGTTCGTGGCGGGAGTCGACGGCATCGGGCGTCGCGACGATGGCCAACGCGTGTATTTCTTCGGACCGCAGGCGCCGTTCGGCGCGATGGCGCAGCAGTGCCTCGTGCCCGAAGCGAACTGCGTGCTGCTACCCGATACGATCGACGACGTTACGGCGGCCGCCATTGCCATTCCGGGCATGTCGTCGTGGGCGGCGCTCGTCGAGCGGGCCAGGTTCGTGGCGGGTGAGACGGTGCTGATCAACGGCGCAACGGGTACCTCCGGGCGGCTTGCCGTCCAGATCGCGAAGCATCTTGGCGCCGAAAAAATCATCGCGACGGGTCGTAACGCGGCCGTGCTAGCGTCGCTTGGGCAAGCTGGCGCGGATAGCGTCATTTCGTTAGAGCAGGACGCCGACGCGCTGAGTCATGCGTTCGAAGCGCAATTCCGGGAAGGGGTCGACGTGGTGCTGGATTACGTGTGGGGCGCCAGTGCGCTGTCCTTGCTGATTGCCGCGGCGCGGACTTTGGCTGAAGATGAAGCGCTGCGCTTCGTCCAGATCGGCGCGATCAGCGGCGCCGATCTTCTGTTGCCGGCCGCCGTGCTGCGCGCGGCGCCGATTTCGCTGTTGGGCAGCGGTATCGGCAGCCTCCCTTTACCGCGCGTTCTGCACACCATGCAGCAGGTGCTCGATGCCACCGTGCGCGCGGGTCTGCAAATCGCGACGGAGGCTGTCCCTCTCGCGGATCTCGGTGCGCACTGGGGAGCGCCCAGTAGCGCCCGGCGCACCGTTTTCATCCCCTAG
- a CDS encoding MBL fold metallo-hydrolase — MASFTSSIRRALGLTAARRGRELFDMSAQHDGERFRNVKPRPVEGVGKTLSIAWNLLFRKPDGTVPAGTLPVDTLSREQLDAAPDRSLYRLGHSTMLLKLRGQFWLTDPVFAERASPFRRFGPKRFHAPPIALEDLPPLRGVILSHDHYDHLDRETVLALAAKTGVFLTPLGVGDRLIEWGIEASKVRQFDWWQGVEIDGLSFTATPAQHFSGRSLFDGNSTLWASWVIVDDALRVFFSGDTGYFDGFRTIGERLGPFDVTLLETGAYDAQWPYVHMQPDETVQAHVDLRGRWLVPVHNGTFDLAMHRWQEPYERVVGLAAARGIALATPRMGERLDLGTPHRGGKWWREVAEVAEVVQAPATSRRWFCRDSRQANS; from the coding sequence ATGGCATCGTTCACCAGTTCTATTCGCCGCGCCTTGGGCCTGACGGCGGCGCGACGCGGGCGCGAATTGTTCGACATGTCGGCTCAGCACGACGGCGAGCGCTTTCGAAACGTCAAGCCGCGTCCCGTAGAAGGTGTCGGCAAGACCCTGAGCATCGCGTGGAATCTGTTGTTCCGCAAACCGGACGGCACGGTGCCGGCGGGCACGCTGCCCGTCGACACGCTGTCGCGCGAACAACTCGACGCCGCGCCGGACCGCAGCCTCTATCGCCTCGGGCATTCGACCATGCTGCTCAAGCTGCGTGGTCAGTTCTGGCTGACCGATCCCGTCTTCGCCGAGCGTGCATCGCCGTTCCGGCGGTTCGGCCCGAAGCGCTTCCATGCCCCGCCCATTGCACTCGAAGACTTGCCGCCGTTGCGCGGCGTGATTCTGTCGCACGATCACTACGACCACCTGGATCGCGAAACGGTGCTGGCGCTCGCCGCGAAGACTGGCGTGTTCCTGACGCCGCTGGGTGTCGGCGACCGCCTGATCGAATGGGGTATCGAGGCGTCGAAGGTGCGTCAATTCGATTGGTGGCAGGGCGTTGAAATCGACGGCCTGTCGTTTACTGCAACACCGGCGCAGCACTTCTCCGGTCGCAGTCTGTTCGACGGCAACAGCACCTTGTGGGCCTCGTGGGTGATCGTCGACGACGCGCTACGCGTGTTCTTCAGCGGCGACACCGGTTACTTCGACGGCTTCAGGACCATCGGCGAGCGGCTCGGCCCATTTGACGTGACGCTGCTCGAAACCGGCGCCTACGATGCTCAATGGCCGTACGTCCATATGCAGCCCGACGAGACCGTACAGGCTCACGTCGATCTGCGCGGACGCTGGCTGGTGCCGGTTCACAACGGCACGTTCGATCTGGCGATGCATCGCTGGCAGGAACCGTACGAGCGTGTGGTTGGGCTCGCTGCCGCACGGGGCATTGCGCTCGCGACGCCTCGCATGGGCGAGCGGCTCGATCTGGGCACGCCGCACCGTGGCGGCAAGTGGTGGCGCGAGGTGGCAGAGGTAGCGGAGGTGGTGCAGGCCCCCGCGACGTCGCGGCGCTGGTTCTGTCGCGATAGCCGGCAAGCGAATTCGTAA
- a CDS encoding TetR/AcrR family transcriptional regulator, with translation MNTSHPPLRLTDRKRAAIIEAAIEEFLAAGFDATSMDRIAARASVSKRTVYNHFPSKEVLFAAILRQLWESSDTGEAPAYSAAHPLRAQLLQLLFKKLGLLNNEAFLALARVAIAAGIHSPERAREMVTRMGEREEDLTVWIRAAAADGRLKTSDPVYASQQLQALVKAFAFWPQVTMGQPPLGVDEQKHVAESAADMFLARYA, from the coding sequence ATGAACACCAGTCATCCCCCTCTACGCCTGACCGACCGCAAGCGCGCTGCCATCATCGAGGCGGCCATCGAAGAATTTCTCGCGGCCGGTTTCGACGCGACCAGCATGGACCGTATCGCGGCCCGCGCGAGCGTCTCGAAGCGGACGGTCTACAACCATTTCCCCAGTAAGGAAGTGCTGTTCGCAGCGATCCTGCGGCAGTTGTGGGAATCGAGTGACACAGGCGAAGCGCCGGCTTATTCCGCCGCGCATCCATTGCGTGCGCAGTTGCTCCAGCTTCTGTTCAAAAAGCTGGGCCTATTGAATAACGAGGCGTTCCTGGCCCTCGCGCGCGTCGCGATCGCGGCGGGCATTCATTCGCCGGAGCGCGCGCGGGAGATGGTGACCCGCATGGGTGAGCGGGAGGAGGACTTGACGGTGTGGATTCGCGCAGCCGCAGCCGATGGCCGCCTGAAGACGTCGGACCCGGTATACGCTTCGCAGCAGCTGCAGGCTCTCGTAAAAGCATTCGCTTTCTGGCCGCAGGTGACGATGGGGCAGCCGCCTCTCGGCGTGGATGAACAGAAACACGTCGCGGAATCGGCCGCCGACATGTTTCTCGCGCGCTACGCGTGA
- a CDS encoding helix-turn-helix domain-containing protein, translating to MPYVPQVRHIDRIRRLIEGRTPDRGADSARLASSYWRSLEQYHLDPGLTKGPRILTAPELRDVQHREESVLRASGECLSRLHETVREADYCVMLTDAQGVTIDYRVDRDRRHDFKRAGLYWGSCWSEQEEGTCGVAAVLLDSQPITVHKTDHFRAAFTTLTCSASPIFGLEGELIGVLDASAIRSPDERESQRLINHIVRHSAVLIEDSFFLNATTHYWVLLAHRNRHYVEAQPEILIAFDVHGNAVAANRRAKECVPGLDQLPRPVSELFDVRAERLLDVRPGRDMVSMKLVGSGAPLHARVRPPVIRAQRQAAPKHRNPAREAQPALFEIDALERDRIVAALTDAKWHPDETAQTLGISRATLYRRIAKFGIVPPHRR from the coding sequence ATGCCTTATGTTCCGCAAGTTAGACACATCGACCGGATCCGCAGGTTGATCGAAGGCCGGACGCCCGATCGCGGTGCCGATTCCGCGCGGCTGGCTTCGTCGTACTGGCGCTCGCTCGAGCAATATCATCTCGATCCCGGTCTGACAAAAGGTCCGCGCATTCTGACCGCGCCGGAACTACGCGACGTGCAACATCGTGAAGAATCGGTTTTGCGGGCCTCGGGAGAATGCCTTTCGCGTTTGCATGAGACGGTACGCGAAGCGGACTACTGTGTGATGCTCACCGACGCGCAGGGCGTGACGATAGATTATCGCGTCGACCGGGACCGGCGCCACGACTTCAAACGGGCGGGGCTTTATTGGGGCTCCTGCTGGTCCGAGCAGGAAGAGGGAACCTGCGGCGTTGCGGCCGTATTGCTGGATTCCCAACCGATCACGGTGCATAAGACAGATCATTTTCGCGCCGCGTTTACCACGTTGACATGCAGTGCCTCGCCCATCTTCGGGCTGGAAGGCGAACTGATCGGCGTGCTAGATGCTTCGGCGATTCGCTCGCCTGACGAACGCGAAAGCCAGCGCCTGATCAACCATATCGTGCGTCATAGCGCGGTGCTGATCGAGGATAGTTTCTTTCTCAACGCGACCACCCATTACTGGGTGTTGCTGGCCCACCGGAATCGTCACTACGTGGAAGCCCAGCCGGAAATTCTGATCGCTTTCGACGTGCATGGAAATGCGGTCGCGGCAAACCGCCGGGCCAAGGAATGTGTGCCGGGCCTCGACCAGTTGCCGCGGCCTGTCTCCGAGCTATTCGATGTCCGCGCCGAACGTCTTCTGGATGTCAGGCCCGGCCGCGACATGGTTTCGATGAAACTGGTGGGCAGCGGCGCGCCTCTTCATGCGCGGGTTCGCCCACCGGTCATCCGGGCGCAACGGCAAGCGGCGCCGAAGCACCGGAATCCCGCCCGCGAGGCACAACCCGCCCTCTTCGAGATCGACGCCCTTGAGCGCGATCGCATCGTCGCCGCCCTGACGGATGCGAAATGGCACCCCGACGAGACCGCTCAGACTCTCGGCATCTCGCGGGCGACGCTTTACAGACGGATCGCGAAGTTCGGCATTGTCCCGCCGCACCGGCGCTAG
- a CDS encoding NAD(P)/FAD-dependent oxidoreductase gives MPENNASQTITHVLESLESALKRGDTAAAVALFQPECYWRDLVAFTWNIKTMEGREQIGAMLDAQLDAIKPTRLRIADNETPTEADGVAQAWITFETQAARGSAFIRVKDGLIWTLLTTMAELKGHEEPKGQRRPMGAEHGARTDRVSWKERREAEARELGREEQPYCLIVGGGQGGIGLGARLRQLGVPTIIVDKNPRPGDQWRNRYKSLCLHDPVWYDHMPYLPFPDNWPVFTPKDKIGDWLEMYTKVMELNYWGSTTCKSARYDEAAAEWVVEVEHGGETLTLRPKQLVLATGMSGKPNIPSFKGMDVFKGEQHHSSKHPGPDAYKGKKVVVIGANNSSHDICAALWEAGVDVTMVQRSSTHIVKSDSLMELALGDLYSERAVASGMTTSKADLTFASIPYKILHTFQKPVFDAIRQRDAAFYDRLEKRGFMLDFGDDDSGLFMKYLRRGSGYYIDVGAADLVADGKIKLKSGVDVVELKEHSVVLSDGTELEADLVVYATGYGSMNGWAADLISREVADKVGKVWGLGSNTTKDPGPWEGEQRNMWKPTQQAALWFHGGNLHQSRHYSQYLSLQLKARMEGIATPVYGLQEVHHLS, from the coding sequence ATGCCTGAAAATAATGCAAGCCAGACTATTACACATGTTCTGGAGTCCCTGGAATCGGCGCTCAAACGCGGCGATACCGCTGCGGCCGTCGCGTTGTTTCAACCGGAGTGCTACTGGCGCGATCTGGTTGCTTTTACATGGAATATCAAAACCATGGAGGGCCGGGAGCAGATCGGCGCCATGCTCGACGCCCAACTCGACGCCATTAAACCCACCCGGCTGAGGATTGCCGACAATGAGACGCCGACCGAAGCCGACGGCGTAGCCCAGGCGTGGATCACGTTCGAGACGCAGGCCGCCCGCGGCAGTGCTTTTATCCGTGTGAAAGACGGCCTGATCTGGACCTTGCTGACCACCATGGCCGAACTGAAAGGCCACGAAGAGCCCAAAGGCCAGCGTCGTCCGATGGGCGCGGAACACGGCGCACGCACGGATCGGGTCAGCTGGAAGGAGCGCCGCGAAGCGGAGGCGCGGGAGCTGGGTCGTGAGGAGCAACCCTACTGTCTGATCGTGGGGGGAGGACAGGGTGGGATCGGGCTGGGTGCGCGTTTGCGCCAGTTGGGGGTGCCGACGATCATCGTCGATAAGAACCCACGTCCTGGCGATCAGTGGCGCAACCGCTACAAGTCGCTGTGTCTGCATGATCCGGTCTGGTACGACCATATGCCGTATTTGCCGTTCCCGGATAACTGGCCGGTCTTTACGCCCAAGGACAAGATCGGCGACTGGCTTGAGATGTACACCAAGGTCATGGAATTGAACTACTGGGGATCGACCACCTGCAAGTCGGCACGCTATGACGAAGCGGCGGCCGAATGGGTGGTCGAGGTCGAGCATGGCGGCGAGACGCTGACGCTGCGGCCCAAGCAGCTTGTGCTGGCGACGGGCATGTCAGGTAAGCCGAATATCCCCTCATTCAAAGGCATGGATGTGTTCAAGGGCGAGCAGCATCACTCGTCGAAACATCCGGGGCCGGACGCTTACAAGGGCAAGAAAGTGGTGGTGATCGGCGCGAACAATTCGTCGCACGATATCTGCGCGGCGCTGTGGGAGGCGGGCGTTGACGTCACGATGGTTCAGCGTTCGTCCACGCATATCGTCAAGTCGGATTCGTTGATGGAGCTTGCGCTCGGCGATCTTTATTCCGAGCGCGCGGTGGCGTCGGGTATGACGACTTCGAAAGCCGATCTGACCTTTGCGTCAATCCCGTACAAGATCCTGCATACGTTCCAGAAACCGGTCTTCGATGCAATCAGGCAGCGCGACGCGGCGTTCTACGACCGCCTGGAGAAGCGCGGCTTCATGCTCGATTTCGGGGACGACGATTCGGGGCTTTTCATGAAGTATCTTCGGCGCGGGTCGGGTTATTACATCGACGTGGGCGCCGCCGACCTTGTGGCGGACGGCAAGATAAAACTGAAGAGCGGTGTGGATGTGGTCGAACTGAAGGAGCACTCCGTTGTGCTCAGCGACGGCACCGAACTGGAAGCGGATCTCGTCGTCTATGCAACCGGCTATGGGTCGATGAACGGCTGGGCCGCCGATCTTATCTCGCGTGAAGTGGCGGATAAAGTGGGCAAGGTGTGGGGGCTGGGCTCGAATACGACGAAAGACCCTGGACCGTGGGAGGGCGAACAACGCAACATGTGGAAACCGACGCAGCAGGCTGCCCTGTGGTTCCACGGCGGTAACCTGCATCAATCACGCCACTACTCGCAATACTTATCGCTGCAGTTGAAGGCGCGCATGGAGGGGATTGCGACGCCGGTATATGGCCTGCAGGAAGTGCATCATCTCTCCTGA